One genomic window of Coffea eugenioides isolate CCC68of chromosome 1, Ceug_1.0, whole genome shotgun sequence includes the following:
- the LOC113769543 gene encoding uncharacterized protein LOC113769543, whose protein sequence is MKLVRQRIQTTQSRQKSYANNRRKDLQFAVGDQVFLKITSLKASLMAERGKKLQRKFVGPYKVTQHVGNVVYKLELPPSLSRIHNVFHVSMLKKYHPDPPHILQSENIEIDEALTYEEKLVKLLDLKVKELRNKRIPLMKVLWRNHGQEEAT, encoded by the coding sequence atgaagttGGTACGCCAAAGGATTCAGACCACACAAAGTCGTCAGAAGAGTTACGCAAATAATCGTAGGAAGGACTTGCAATTTGCAGTTGGAGATCAagtatttcttaagattacctctctgaaagcaagtttgatggccGAAAGGGGAAAGAAGTTACAACGGAAatttgtaggaccttataaggTTACCCAACACGTGGGAAATGTAGTGTATAAGTTGGAACTACCACCGAGTTTGTCTCGGATCCACAACGTTTTTCATGtatccatgcttaagaaatatcacccagACCCTCCTCATATCTTGCAATCGgaaaatattgaaattgatgaggcgctgacctatgaggagaaactgGTAAAGCTTCTAGATCTTAAGGTGAAAGAACTGAGGAACAAGCGGATTCCGTTGATGaaagttctttggaggaaccaTGGACAAGAGGAAGCAACCTGA